The Haloplanus sp. CK5-1 genome contains a region encoding:
- a CDS encoding CGCGG family rSAM-modified RiPP protein: MASHSHDHGDDHEHAHEEAESVTDRTHDNSWSANLEKPQYEDDLTLLTQHGIEAVEQTTSGHHVNLVTHKAHGHPEKFLYDALDERFGDEDIQWEYIEQCGCGGHVVRVHVN; the protein is encoded by the coding sequence ATGGCAAGTCATTCCCACGATCACGGCGACGACCACGAGCACGCACACGAAGAAGCCGAATCAGTCACTGACCGAACCCACGACAACTCCTGGTCCGCAAATCTGGAAAAGCCACAGTACGAAGACGACCTCACGCTACTCACCCAGCACGGGATCGAAGCGGTCGAACAAACGACCAGCGGTCACCATGTGAATCTCGTCACGCACAAAGCACACGGCCATCCCGAGAAATTCCTTTACGATGCGCTCGACGAACGATTCGGAGACGAAGATATCCAGTGGGAGTACATCGAGCAGTGCGGATGTGGTGGCCACGTCGTACGCGTCCACGTCAACTAA